Proteins found in one Miscanthus floridulus cultivar M001 chromosome 4, ASM1932011v1, whole genome shotgun sequence genomic segment:
- the LOC136548562 gene encoding uncharacterized protein produces MAIYNYTCHKLKMSGPNSVITMSSAFSHAFMCDHEHYELATMVINSTELPRLEESSIPAFPDCNKPTSSIAFHSLKETKAVGVDPTDPTKMVRIGTQLPAK; encoded by the coding sequence atggcaatctaCAACTATACCTGCCACAAGCTGAAGATGTCAGGACCAAACagcgtcatcaccatgagcagtgcattctcgcacgccttcatgtgcgaccacgAGCACTACGAGCTTGCCACTATGGTCATCAACTCGACTGAGCTCCCACGGCTCGAGGAATCGTCGATCCCGGCattcccagactgcaacaaaccaacctcctcgatagcCTTCCATtcgctcaaggaaaccaaggcggtgggggtcgaccccaccgacccgaccaagatggtgcggatcgggacccagctcccggccaaatag